A window of Thiocapsa bogorovii genomic DNA:
GGTTTGGGCGGCAATCGAATCGAGTGCGTCGGCCAGCTCGGGGCGGTTTGCGCTGCGGATCACGACGGAGACCAAGGGTTGGTCCGACGGTGACTCGCTCCAAGTTTTCAATCGGGCCGAGATGCCCGGAACCGGCCGGGAGAGGTCTTCGCCTCGGATGACCGCCAGCCCTTCCGCAGCCTGAATCTCCTGAGGCAAGGTATAGGCACGGAGTCGGTTCAAGGCGGCAACCTGCTCTCTGCGCTGATGGTTGTCGGGCCGCGAATCGAAGCATTCCGCGGCCGCCTGTTTCAGGTCGAGGACCGGGGTGATATCGAGGAGCAGATTGGGTTGTAGCGGTACATCGATCTCGTAGACGACCAAAGCGCACTCGCTCGGAAGGCGACGGACCGCCTCGTGCGCGACAAGGCCGATCATGGAGCGTGTCGAATCGGGGTCATGGACGGACGGAGCGTAGATCAGCTTGGCGCCGGTCTCCTCGGCGATTCGAACGAGCCTCCGGATCATCTTTTCGCCGTAATCCATCTCCGAGGGCGGCTCACCCCAGAAAATCGGCTGTTGAGACCCTACGACCCGTGAGGCCGCGCGACTCTCGGATTCGAGGCAGCGCTTGGTCTCGGTTCTCGTCGACGCGTCGGCGATATCATGACAACCGTCGGTGACGACCACTACGAGAACGTCGTCCCCGGACGTGACGTGTCGGCAGCAGGCCCCGCCGCAGCCGAAAATCTCGTCGCCCGGCTCGGCGGCGACCACCAGGACAGGGCCATGACCCGGAAGGTGTTCCGACGAATTCTGGCTCGATGTCCCTGGCAGGTTCTTCATATTGCGAATCGAAGCGTTTCAGCGAGATAGGGCAGTTCTTGGCGCGGCGACTCCGCTGGCTAGATAAGCGTGACGGGGGCACAAGTAGATCGAGGCGCATCTGAAATGTAACGGACATGCTCGGCGTTGCCCGACGCGCTGCGCAAAGCAGCCGGGCACATCGACCTGTGCGAGGCATTAGGCGTGTGGCGTACCCTTCGACGGCCCGGGGGGGATGTTCCGCGACCGTCGTTTCGTGCCCAGGATCAGTCGAAGTCCATCCGTCAACCTCGATCCGACGATAATACTTGAGAACGGATCCAAGGTGCTAATCGTCGAACGCTACCAATCCACTGGAGTCGCGACGAAAGGCGGCCGGAGCGTTCGGGTTTGGATCGGGAGTCGCGTAGCAGAAGCGGCCGTCGAGTGCGCAGGCTCGTCAAGACAACATGGATGCTGGCTTGTATCGACGCTGCTGGTAAGATAGAGGCGTGTCGTTCAATGCTTCGGCGCGCAAATCGTCCCGCTTTTTCGCATCCTCAAGATCGATCTTGCCGACGCCTCCGTTTCGCCTCGGGTGCTCCCCGACGGCCAAGCGGCCGGCGCCGGCCTTGGAACACCGAGGGCTTGCGGGCTCCGCTCGTCTCGCGGCGAGAGTTTTGACCGGTTTAGTTGTTTGTCTACATGAGAGCCCCGCGCCCCCATCTCTTGAAAGCACCGTCTGACGCCAAGGCCATGGCCGGGCGTGCGATACGCGCCATTTACCACCGGCTTCCGTTGCCGGCCGGCGGGAAAATAGCCTTAAAGTCTTTCTCCTATCGGATGTTTTCGCCGTTTATAAGGCACACGGCGAGCTATCGGCACTGGCGCGAACAGCAGAACCCAGAGGAGGTTTCGTACCACGATGAGCCGGTTTCGCGAATTGCACCACCGCACCTCTTCCCTTCTCTAGAGACTGGTTTCCTGGAGGCGGCCGTCGATCTTGTGCTTCCGTTGGACCCGGATCCCGAGGTCACCATCCTCATGCCGGTTCACAATCAGGTCGGATTTACGCTGTGTTGTCTGCAGTCCATCGCTGCGGCGCCGCCGCGGGTTTCGATCGAGATCATCGTCATCGACGATGCGTCGACCGACGAGACATCCGAGCTGCTTAGCGCCGTCACGGGAATCCGTCATGTACGTAACGACGTCAACCGGGGTTTTCTGTTGAGCTGTAACCGGGGCGCTGCTCTGGCGCGAGGCCGTTACCTACATCTCCTGAATAACGACACTCAGGTCCAGGCCGGATGGCTCGACGCCCTGGTCGATGTCTTCGTGCATGAGCCGGACACCGGAATCGCTGGTTCCAAGCTGATTTATCCTAGTGGGCATTTGCAGGAGGCGGGAGCCGCCCTCAAGCGCGACGGGCGGGTCGAGTTGATTGGTCTTAACGGAGATCCTTCAGAACCGGTTTACAGCCGGCGCCGGCGGGTCGACCACTGCTCGGGCGCGAGTATCCTGATCGAGACGTCGCTGTTCAACCGCCTCGGGGGATTCGACGAAGTCTACGCGCCGGCGTACTACGAGGACTGCGATCTCTCCTTGCGCGTTCAGGCGCTCGGGCGTCATGTGGTCTACGAACCGAGCTCCGTCGTCCTGCATCATCTGAGTGTCTCGACGAACGCTCGCCCGTCCGAGAAGTCGACCCGAATTGCAGCGAACAGCGCAATCTTTCTCGGCCGGTGGCAGTCGACACTCGATGACCTGGATACGGTTCGGCTGATTGCGTTCTTTTTGCCGCAGTTTCATCCTATCCCGGAAAACGATCGATGGTGGGGCAAGGGATTCACCGAGTGGACCAATGTCACCCGCGCAACACCGAACTTTACGGGTCACCGGCAGCCGCATCTGCCGGCGGATCTCGGGTTCTACGATCTTAGGCTTGCCGAGACTCGGCAGGCACAAGCCGATTTGGCGCGCGATTACGGCATCTACGGGTTTTGTTATTACCATTATTGGTTTGCCGGCAAACGATTGCTGCAGCGCCCGATCGATGACATGCTGGCATCCGGACAGCCCGACTTTCCGTTTTGTATCTGCTGGGCCAACGAGAGCTGGTCTCGGCGCTGGGACGGGCGTGAGGCGGATATCCTGATTGCGCAGCAGCATTCGGAAACGGACGATTTGGCATTCATTCGTCATCTGCAACCATTTCTCCGAGACCACCGCTATATTCGAATACACGGCCGTCCGTTGATTCTCGTTTATCGTATCGAGTTGTTTCCCGAGCCGAGGCGTACTGCCGAGATCTGGCGCGAATATTGCGTTCGTTCGGGGTTGGGTGAGATTTATCTCGCTTGCGTTCAAAGTTTCGGTTTGTCTTCCGATCCGGCGGATTTTGGATTCGACGCGATCGTTGAGTTCCCCCCGCACGATCTCTCGGTTCCGCTCGATCCTCAGCCCCCTACAGACAACCCGGCATTTTCAGGGCAGGTCTATGATTATCCGGCAACCGCCGAGCGGTTCATGCAGCGCCCGTTGCCGGATCATCGGTTTTTTCGCACGGCAATGCCCTCCTGGGATAATACTGCTCGAAGGCAGGATGCGGGCACGATCTTTTTGCATTCTACACCAGAGTTCTATGAGCATTGGCTTTCGACGCTTGTGACGCAGTCGAGGCGCTTGAATCCTCCAGGGGAGCGATTCGTCTTCGTGAATGCCTGGAACGAATGGGCTGAAGGAAATCACCTGGAGCCGGATCAGCATTACGGCCATGGCTACCTTGAAGCGACTCGGGCGGCTCTGGGCGATATGGCGCCTTTGCGGCGCGTAAGCGCGTCGGTTCCATACGTTTCGACGGGCCTTCGCACGTCGGTCCAATCCGTCCGAACCAGCGTATGTTGATCCCTCTCCGCAACATTTTTGCTCGGCAGGGTGGGCTCATTCCGGTTTTTGAGCGAGCGCTGAGGATCGCGCGTGCGGACGGCTTGGCGGGTTTGCGCGATCGTCTGCTCGGCGTTTGGAGGTCGGCGCACGACCGCGAAGCGGACTTGCGGGACACCGAGGAGTCTCGGGAGAGGCGGCCTGCGAAAAAACCGACGGATCCTCCGCAGCGAATCACCGCGGCGCCGGGTGCACTCTTGATTGGGCATCCCTATGCCGTCCTGGGTCGGGCGGAGGATATTCGAACGGCTGCATCTGCTTGCGAAGCCGCAGCGATCCCCTTCGCCACGCGAAATCTTTACGGTGACTACGGCCGCGAGACGGCGGGGATGCATAAGGATTTCGACTTGATGCATCGCGAGGATTCGACGGCAGTCTACCGCGCCAACATTCTCGTCTTGAACGCCGACGAGATGGAGAGGGCGTGGCAGTATCAGGGCGAAAGTCTGGATTGCGGCGCCTACAATATCGGTTATTGGGCCTGGGAGCTCAGCCGCTTTCCGGATGCTTGGTTGCCGGCATTCGAGGGTTTGGACGAAATCTGGGCGCCTTCGCGTTTTATTCAACAGGCGATTGCCGAGAAGGCCGATTGTCCTGTCGTATGGATGCCGCTTGCAGTGGAGCACCGCATCACCGCAGCCGCGTCGCGTCGGGCACTCGGACTGCCCGAAGATCGATTTCTCTTTCTTTTCTTTTTTGACTTTCGCTCATTCGTCAGCCGTAAAAACCCATTGGCTGTCCTTAATGCATTTCGACAAGCGTTTTCGAGTGCAGACGATTCGGTCGGTCTCGTCATCAAAACGAATGGTA
This region includes:
- a CDS encoding glycoside hydrolase family 99-like domain-containing protein is translated as MAGRAIRAIYHRLPLPAGGKIALKSFSYRMFSPFIRHTASYRHWREQQNPEEVSYHDEPVSRIAPPHLFPSLETGFLEAAVDLVLPLDPDPEVTILMPVHNQVGFTLCCLQSIAAAPPRVSIEIIVIDDASTDETSELLSAVTGIRHVRNDVNRGFLLSCNRGAALARGRYLHLLNNDTQVQAGWLDALVDVFVHEPDTGIAGSKLIYPSGHLQEAGAALKRDGRVELIGLNGDPSEPVYSRRRRVDHCSGASILIETSLFNRLGGFDEVYAPAYYEDCDLSLRVQALGRHVVYEPSSVVLHHLSVSTNARPSEKSTRIAANSAIFLGRWQSTLDDLDTVRLIAFFLPQFHPIPENDRWWGKGFTEWTNVTRATPNFTGHRQPHLPADLGFYDLRLAETRQAQADLARDYGIYGFCYYHYWFAGKRLLQRPIDDMLASGQPDFPFCICWANESWSRRWDGREADILIAQQHSETDDLAFIRHLQPFLRDHRYIRIHGRPLILVYRIELFPEPRRTAEIWREYCVRSGLGEIYLACVQSFGLSSDPADFGFDAIVEFPPHDLSVPLDPQPPTDNPAFSGQVYDYPATAERFMQRPLPDHRFFRTAMPSWDNTARRQDAGTIFLHSTPEFYEHWLSTLVTQSRRLNPPGERFVFVNAWNEWAEGNHLEPDQHYGHGYLEATRAALGDMAPLRRVSASVPYVSTGLRTSVQSVRTSVC